The Xenorhabdus doucetiae genome has a window encoding:
- the fdhD gene encoding formate dehydrogenase accessory sulfurtransferase FdhD, translating to MDNAGPENQLTMQEISGACRTYVQQKQVQQKNAQQGDHLSEPKPDWVAEEIPVALVYNGISHVVMMASPKDLDHFAIGFSLSEGIITSAQDIRGIDAIASCHGGIELHIELSSRRFAGLKERRRNMAGRTGCGICGTEQLTEVFRPIAPLPFTQTFSLSHLDAALTQLPQVQKIGALTGCTHAAGWINPEGKLLGGCEDIGRHVALDKLLGMRATMGWQPGAVLVSSRASYEMVQKSANCGVEIVFAVSAATSLAIEVAQKCNLTLIGFCKPGRATVYTHPSRLID from the coding sequence ATGGATAATGCAGGGCCAGAAAATCAGTTAACAATGCAAGAAATCAGCGGCGCTTGTCGCACGTATGTTCAACAAAAACAGGTTCAGCAAAAAAATGCCCAACAGGGTGACCACTTGAGCGAGCCAAAACCGGATTGGGTGGCGGAAGAAATCCCCGTCGCGTTAGTCTATAACGGTATTTCCCATGTTGTGATGATGGCTAGCCCCAAAGATCTTGACCATTTCGCCATCGGGTTTTCATTGTCGGAAGGGATCATCACATCAGCGCAGGACATTCGGGGGATTGATGCGATAGCGAGCTGTCACGGGGGCATTGAACTGCACATTGAACTTTCCAGCCGTCGCTTTGCGGGATTAAAAGAGCGCCGACGCAATATGGCAGGGAGAACCGGTTGCGGTATCTGCGGCACAGAGCAACTGACCGAGGTCTTCCGCCCCATTGCGCCCTTGCCTTTCACCCAAACCTTTTCACTTTCTCACCTTGATGCGGCACTGACCCAATTACCGCAAGTCCAGAAAATCGGCGCACTGACTGGCTGTACCCATGCGGCGGGTTGGATTAATCCTGAGGGAAAATTATTGGGGGGTTGTGAAGATATCGGCCGCCATGTTGCACTGGATAAGTTGCTGGGAATGCGGGCAACAATGGGCTGGCAACCGGGTGCGGTCTTGGTTTCCAGCCGCGCCAGTTATGAGATGGTGCAAAAATCAGCGAATTGTGGAGTCGAAATTGTCTTTGCTGTTTCTGCCGCAACCTCGCTTGCCATTGAAGTCGCCCAGAAATGCAATCTCACGTTGATCGGATTTTGTAAACCGGGACGGGCAACCGTGTATACCCATCCCAGCCGATTGATCGATTAA
- a CDS encoding surface lipoprotein assembly modifier translates to MSDNRTPSILFTAVVALCLSLPGYADDDTSQKIWQEAQHNQRENEASLITPDPVFTENGSSLIVINGQTFQVENNINDIGQALFLAINHQQWPDVRRFLTAYLKLPEHDVMLVNFAQGGLARLDGDLDLAADHYQQILHQQPDFPRITLELARVYFEDHKNREAEQLFTGLYQAQNLPEAVLKNINSYLEAIALRNSWRGSFSAGYAYNDNVNMSPDQGPVCRQYVGDKCNIEQRIPKAVKAWGMSYDATLSRRYQLTGHHGIFGRSLIYGENYRDYHDENENTLLLVGGYNYKSKRHDFSFGPLFEYKQRADDAGYRATGAKTEWRWAFTAKTALNVELEHKQLRYQQPFRRKDGSFSSTYLTLFHSINKDVVLFGGGDWVYRDNKQYAVDRYQQWGVRAGIAGQIYPGINGSLFATLKQRHFGASHPMTKTRRQDNEQIYSAVIKVPAAEIWGMTPSVTFRHRRNHSNVAWLYSYNKNEILIRLEKYF, encoded by the coding sequence ATGTCTGACAATCGAACACCCTCTATATTATTCACCGCAGTGGTGGCCTTATGCCTGTCCCTGCCAGGCTATGCCGATGACGATACCAGCCAAAAAATCTGGCAGGAGGCACAACATAATCAACGAGAAAATGAAGCCAGCCTGATTACACCCGACCCCGTTTTTACTGAGAATGGTTCATCGTTAATTGTGATTAACGGGCAAACCTTTCAGGTAGAAAATAATATTAATGATATCGGCCAGGCATTATTTCTTGCCATTAACCATCAACAATGGCCGGATGTCAGGCGCTTCCTCACGGCTTATCTAAAATTGCCGGAGCATGATGTGATGCTGGTTAATTTTGCCCAAGGTGGACTGGCGCGTTTAGACGGGGACTTGGATCTCGCCGCCGATCATTACCAACAAATCCTGCATCAACAGCCCGATTTTCCCCGTATCACACTGGAACTGGCCCGGGTCTATTTTGAGGATCATAAAAACCGGGAAGCCGAACAACTGTTTACCGGATTGTATCAGGCGCAAAACCTCCCGGAAGCCGTACTGAAAAATATTAACAGCTATCTGGAAGCGATAGCGCTGAGAAACAGTTGGCGCGGCTCTTTCTCGGCCGGTTACGCCTATAACGATAACGTCAATATGTCTCCTGATCAGGGGCCAGTCTGTAGGCAATACGTGGGAGATAAATGTAATATTGAACAGCGAATACCAAAAGCCGTCAAAGCCTGGGGCATGTCTTATGACGCCACATTAAGCCGACGCTATCAGCTTACCGGTCATCATGGCATTTTTGGCCGTAGCCTGATTTATGGCGAAAATTACCGTGATTACCACGATGAAAACGAAAATACGTTGCTGCTGGTGGGTGGCTATAACTATAAAAGCAAGCGTCATGATTTCTCGTTTGGCCCGTTGTTTGAATATAAACAACGGGCAGACGATGCCGGTTACCGTGCCACCGGGGCTAAAACCGAATGGCGATGGGCCTTCACTGCCAAAACCGCCCTGAATGTGGAGCTTGAGCATAAACAGCTACGTTACCAACAACCGTTCCGCCGGAAAGATGGCAGCTTTTCCTCAACCTATCTCACCCTATTCCATTCCATCAATAAAGACGTTGTTCTGTTTGGCGGCGGCGACTGGGTTTACCGCGACAACAAGCAGTATGCCGTGGATCGCTATCAGCAATGGGGTGTTCGGGCGGGGATTGCCGGACAGATCTATCCCGGCATTAACGGTTCCCTGTTTGCCACACTGAAACAGCGCCATTTTGGGGCAAGTCACCCAATGACAAAGACCCGGCGTCAGGATAACGAACAGATTTACAGCGCGGTGATTAAAGTGCCGGCCGCAGAAATTTGGGGCATGACACCGTCTGTGACGTTCCGCCATCGGCGCAATCACAGCAACGTGGCCTGGCTGTACAGCTATAACAAAAACGAAATCCTTATCAGGCTGGAAAAGTATTTTTAA
- a CDS encoding Slam-dependent surface lipoprotein — MMKKLNVLVAALGALGFMAQAQAEVGFGQSQEETTPHITVGATQPGSGPHGGKGGEPGIGVSSVYGGQITGFAGLTRMAPADGNGIHNISMAGRAPGSHGGMGVFHFSKVANADVYFGEWSQTGKADDETHTVYYAGKDITTNMPTDGIATYEVKGINRYSGDNALSGTLTANFGEQTLRGSMSNTDMEIGIRANIQSDAQFTGLATTGGLEGETQGHFFGDSASSLAGYATFEDDRSKDTAFGGSKQ, encoded by the coding sequence ATGATGAAAAAATTAAATGTATTAGTCGCCGCTTTAGGCGCACTGGGATTTATGGCACAGGCTCAGGCAGAAGTAGGATTTGGTCAGAGCCAAGAAGAAACTACACCACATATTACCGTTGGTGCAACTCAACCAGGTTCAGGCCCACATGGCGGCAAAGGTGGTGAGCCGGGCATTGGCGTCAGTTCCGTTTATGGTGGTCAAATCACTGGCTTTGCTGGCTTAACCCGCATGGCACCGGCTGACGGCAATGGCATCCATAATATCTCTATGGCAGGAAGAGCCCCAGGCTCTCACGGCGGGATGGGAGTATTCCATTTCAGCAAAGTGGCCAATGCGGATGTTTATTTCGGTGAATGGTCACAGACGGGTAAAGCTGATGATGAGACCCATACGGTTTATTATGCGGGTAAAGACATTACCACCAATATGCCAACTGATGGTATAGCCACCTATGAGGTGAAAGGTATTAACCGGTACAGCGGTGATAATGCCCTGTCCGGTACATTGACCGCAAACTTCGGTGAACAAACTCTGCGTGGCTCTATGTCAAATACAGATATGGAAATTGGTATCAGGGCTAATATCCAGTCTGATGCTCAATTTACGGGTCTTGCTACAACTGGTGGTCTTGAGGGCGAAACTCAAGGCCACTTCTTTGGTGACAGCGCTTCCAGTCTGGCCGGATATGCCACATTTGAAGATGACAGATCCAAAGATACCGCTTTTGGTGGTTCTAAACAGTAA
- a CDS encoding Slam-dependent surface lipoprotein produces MKKINIFIAMLGIFGLITQVQAKVAYGISQQETDPHLLIGEVDGEPGLGITLPITGNKLFSASYLKKLATRDNNGVYRFKLENNPIAENQYLDIFQIPNTDIYFGEWAQKTPDKSDITHTVFYAGKDVTTNLPTGGTATYTVTGLNRYNDNNLLSGKFTADFGNKKLNGSLSNDSLNIDIDANINNDAGFSGKATANGNINGVTDGKFYGNSASSLAGYAKFASDRNKDTAFGGTKQ; encoded by the coding sequence ATGAAAAAGATCAATATATTCATTGCCATGTTAGGCATTTTTGGACTTATCACACAGGTTCAGGCAAAAGTTGCGTATGGTATAAGCCAACAAGAAACTGACCCACATCTTCTCATCGGAGAGGTAGATGGTGAACCCGGTTTAGGTATCACTTTACCAATAACAGGGAATAAATTATTTTCTGCCTCTTACCTGAAAAAGTTAGCTACACGCGATAATAATGGTGTTTATCGTTTCAAACTGGAGAATAATCCTATTGCTGAGAACCAATATCTCGACATCTTTCAAATTCCCAATACGGATATTTACTTTGGGGAATGGGCACAAAAAACGCCTGATAAATCGGATATTACCCACACTGTTTTTTATGCAGGTAAAGATGTGACAACCAATCTGCCAACTGGCGGCACTGCGACCTATACAGTAACAGGACTTAACCGATATAACGATAACAATCTCCTCTCTGGTAAATTCACCGCAGACTTTGGTAACAAAAAACTGAATGGTTCACTCAGTAATGACTCATTAAATATCGATATTGATGCCAATATAAATAATGATGCCGGATTTTCAGGTAAAGCCACGGCCAATGGAAATATTAACGGCGTCACCGATGGGAAATTTTATGGTAATTCCGCCTCCTCTCTGGCAGGGTATGCCAAATTTGCTAGTGACAGAAACAAAGATACGGCTTTCGGTGGTACTAAACAGTAA
- a CDS encoding porin family protein, giving the protein MAPNPLSAKHDSLLNIIRRQKIKVSNNLNDIGQALYFAINYRQWRDVRRLLLAYQKLPGYDPFLIDFAQGRLAYREGNLALATSYYQKILRQKPNFTRIKLELARVYFEDQKNRESKQLFEGISQQQQLPEMVLNNIGSYLAEIALRNGWQSSLSFGYTYDDNINMSPNQKPICLVSEKGKCIIKRQVPKPVTAWGGTYNATLNRRYQLVGHHGIFGRGLIYGENYSHYHNENENRFLLVSGYNYKNRFHDFSFGPLFEYQQSAGKTEYHAIGAKMEWQWAITKQTSLNVELEHKKLSYPPIYRGKDNVLSSSYFSLSHAISEKLILFGGGNWRYGNYQDPADCYQQWGVSAGIAGQLYPRINGSLSFTLRKQRFSAYSALLGARRQDNEQIYTAAIKFPAAKVLGMTPSLTFRHHYNHSNVNWLYSYDKNEIQIQLEKYF; this is encoded by the coding sequence ATGGCACCAAACCCCCTTTCTGCCAAACATGATTCCTTATTAAATATTATCCGTAGACAAAAAATTAAGGTTAGCAACAATCTCAACGATATCGGTCAGGCACTGTACTTTGCCATTAATTATCGGCAGTGGCGAGACGTCAGACGTCTTTTGCTGGCTTATCAAAAGCTCCCTGGTTACGATCCGTTTCTCATCGATTTTGCTCAGGGCCGGCTAGCCTATCGTGAAGGAAATTTAGCACTCGCTACCTCTTATTATCAAAAGATCTTGCGCCAAAAACCGAATTTCACGCGCATCAAACTGGAACTGGCTCGTGTTTATTTTGAAGATCAAAAAAACCGTGAATCCAAGCAGTTATTTGAAGGAATAAGCCAACAGCAGCAATTACCCGAAATGGTCTTAAATAATATCGGCAGTTATCTGGCAGAAATAGCCCTAAGAAATGGCTGGCAAAGTTCACTTTCATTCGGCTATACCTATGACGATAATATCAATATGTCGCCAAATCAGAAACCCATCTGCCTGGTTTCCGAGAAGGGAAAGTGCATCATTAAACGGCAAGTGCCGAAACCTGTCACGGCATGGGGTGGAACTTATAACGCAACATTAAACCGACGTTACCAACTGGTTGGTCATCACGGCATTTTCGGTCGTGGTCTGATTTATGGAGAAAATTATTCCCATTACCATAACGAAAACGAAAACAGGTTCCTGCTGGTCAGTGGCTACAACTATAAAAACCGGTTCCATGATTTCTCTTTTGGCCCCCTCTTTGAATATCAACAGAGTGCAGGGAAAACCGAATACCATGCCATCGGTGCCAAAATGGAATGGCAATGGGCTATTACCAAGCAAACCTCCCTCAATGTCGAACTGGAACATAAGAAATTGAGTTATCCACCGATTTACCGCGGGAAAGACAACGTGCTTTCCTCATCCTATTTCAGCCTGTCTCATGCCATCAGTGAAAAATTAATATTGTTTGGCGGCGGTAATTGGCGCTATGGAAACTATCAAGATCCCGCAGATTGCTATCAGCAATGGGGGGTAAGTGCAGGAATAGCGGGGCAGCTCTATCCCCGCATTAATGGTTCTCTGTCTTTCACTTTAAGGAAACAGCGCTTCAGCGCCTACAGCGCATTATTGGGTGCCAGACGTCAAGATAATGAACAGATCTATACGGCTGCCATTAAATTTCCTGCTGCCAAGGTATTGGGCATGACACCCTCTTTAACTTTCCGCCATCACTACAATCACAGTAACGTGAACTGGTTGTACAGTTATGATAAAAACGAAATCCAGATACAGTTAGAAAAATATTTCTAA